A region from the Drosophila mauritiana strain mau12 chromosome 2L, ASM438214v1, whole genome shotgun sequence genome encodes:
- the LOC117136202 gene encoding uncharacterized protein LOC117136202 isoform X5 produces MDSVTSEQSENNNNKAGAINNNINSGIERAAGNMNTTAMLMHHQQQQQAAAAAAAAAAQQQHNGRDGSNSSRGANEDRPNGRSSHTGRGSSCSPASSPSRHPSAVSPVSSLNHSMMQQMQQQQQQQQQQQQQQQHHQLSPPPHGMPSGNGLPTGLPPRMPHGLPPHSLGLLNSLQMMHHASPLELMAAAHHHVPPRSYNSPPPISTSDPSANECKLVEYRGQKVAAFIISNETMLCLPQAFELFLKHLVGGLHTVYTKLKRLDIVPLVCNVEQVRILRGLGAIQPGVNRCKLLCCKDFDILYRDCTTASSRPGRPPKRGPVGLSLPPTHLSQHPQLKKHRLDNGDYAYENGHISDMKSPLLANGYNPPPINHMAFMQMNAHHPGAAALMSPGMPPHGLHARPESQMLKAAAQNAGMSAANMDALARSGIWENCRAAYEDIVKHLERLREERTDERQQAMGVGGAVVDRVGNVMVAEHKPRDLSSRNCSPTRQSPVLNLSKSGGNTDHGGSNCDAGSERSDCHSVAGSPGRGGSRSLDEASRSGVGGGVASHVGGGIIGVEDDEEEEENLSDENQSEVDERCLAKDDEDLSDTERDNLSTGSAAAAAAAAAAAAHQLHQHAASHHHQTVGLSHLGVVPPHQRGSPSSAEAAAAALQHQRALNYSQLAAAAAVANGAAVGGGAVANGPTGGGGALTPNEALLAANDAAALAGGLALGPLGIDAHAAVPASSTETLLRNIQSLLKVAADNARQQERQISYEKAELKMDVLREREVKDSLERQLVDERKLRVLYQKRFRRERKIRIRYQQQLGGGSGAVKGSPNANGSGGGGSGSACSESEACGGGGGDAKCNNNNNNNNNNNNSNSSSHGGDVETMKENDAGSEKSDKSLASNSSCDVTAGHSAGSVSGSISAGLNCPDSPTHFKREPHSDHEGSVERQPRSSAASLAAHDEDNTKRCGSRDRDERPPSGSAASVAAEGSLAAAAAAAAAAAAAAASNGKGPWSYPGIDLMATGAFWQNYSESLAQELEMERKSRAANAERDVKSPLSERPTAYYKNSVLFGSAN; encoded by the exons ATGGATTCTGTGACAAGTGAACAGAGtgaaaataacaacaataaagcGGGCgcaataaataacaatattaataGTGGTATTGAAAGAGCCGCGGGCAATATGAACACCACCGCCATGTTGATgcatcaccagcagcagcagcaggcagccgcagcagcagcagccgcagcagcccagcagcagcacaatgGACGCGACGGTAGCAACAGTTCGCGTGGAGCCAACGAGGATCGTCCAAATGGACGGAGCTCCCACACAGGACGAGGATCCAGTTGCTCACCGGCCAGTTCACCAAGCCGCCATCCCAGTGCCGTCAGTCCGGTGAGCTCCCTCAACCACTCCATGATgcagcagatgcagcagcagcagcaacaacagcagcagcaacagcagcagcagcaacaccatcAGCTCAGCCCCCCGCCACATGGAATGCCATCGGGCAACGGACTGCCGACGGGCCTGCCGCCCAGAATGCCCCATGGACTGCCGCCCCATTCGCTGGGGCTCCTCAACTCCCTGCAGATGATGCACCATGCCTCCCCCTTGGAACTGATGGCCGCCGCCCATCACCATGTGCCGCCAAGGTCGTACAACTCACCGCCGCCGATCTCCACCTCGGATCCCAGTGCCAATGAGTGCAAGCTGGTGGAGTACCGGGGTCAGAAGGTCGCCGCATTCATAATTAGCAACGAAACCATGCTCTGCCTGCCGCAGGCCTTCGAGCTCTTCCTGAAGCACTTGGTCGGCGGTCTGCATACGGTCTATACCAAACTAAAGCGCCTGGACATCGTACCGCTCGTCTGCAATGTGGAGCAGGTGCGCATATTGCGCGGCTTGGGCGCCATCCAGCCGGGCGTCAATCGCTGCAAGTTGCTCTGCTGCAAGGACTTCGACATCCTCTACAGGGACTGCACCACGGCCAG TTCCAGACCGGGTAGACCGCCCAAAAGGGGACCCGTTGGGCTTTCCCTGCCGCCCACTCATCTATCGCAGCATCCGCAGTTGAAGAAGCATCGCCTGGACAACGGCGACTACGCCTATGAAAATGGGCACATAAGTG ATATGAAATCGCCACTTTTGGCCAATGGCTACAATCCGCCGCCCATCAATCACATGGCCTTCATGCAGATGAACGCCCACCATCCGGGAGCGGCGGCTCTCATGTCGCCGGGAATGCCGCCCCACGGATTGCACGCCCGTCCCGAAAGCCAGATGCTCAAGGCCGCTGCCCAGAACGCCGGAATGTCGGCGGCCAATATGGACGCCTTGGCCAGATCGGGAATCTGGGAGAATTGCCGTGCGGCCTACGAGGACATTGTCAAGCATTTGGAGCGATTGCGGGAGGAGCGAACGGATGAGCGCCAGCAGGCGATGGGAGTGGGTGGTGCGGTCGTCGATCGGGTGGGAAATGTGATGGTGGCCGAGCACAAACCCAGGGATCTCAGCTCCAGGAATT GCTCTCCCACGCGTCAGAGTCCGGTGCTGAATCTTAGCAAGTCCGGCGGAAACACAGACCACGGCGGAAGCAACTGTGACGCGGGCAGTGAGCGCAGCGATTGCCACTCGGTGGCAGGATCCCCGGGAAGAGGGGGCTCCCGCAGCCTGGACGAGGCCAGTCGCAGTGGCGTCGGAGGTGGCGTTGCCTCCCATGTGGGCGGCGGCATAATCGGCGTCGAGGACGATGAGGAGGAAGAGGAGAACCTGAGCGACGAGAACCAATCCGAAGTCGATGAACGCTGCCTGGCCAAAGATGACGAAG ATTTGAGTGACACGGAACGTGATAATCTGTCCACGGGCTCAGCGGCCGCTGCAGCGgctgcagcggcagcggccGCACACCAGCTCCACCAGCATGCCGCCTCGCACCACCACCAGACGGTGGGTCTGTCCCACCTGGGTGTGGTGCCTCCACACCAGCGGGGCTCCCCCTCATCGGCGGAGGCAGCGGCAGCCGCGCTTCAGCACCAAAGAGCCTTGAACTACTCCCAATTGGCCGCAGCTGCAGCTGTGGCAAACGGGGCGGCAGTGGGCGGTGGTGCGGTGGCCAATGGGCCCAccggcggcggtggtgccCTCACCCCCAACGAGGCGCTCCTGGCCGCCAACGATGCGGCCGCACTGGCCGGAGGTCTGGCCTTGGGCCCCTTGGGCATCGATGCCCATGCCGCCGTGCCAGCCAGCTCCACGGAAACGCTGCTCAGGAACATCCAGAGCCTGCTCAAGGTGGCCGCCGATAATGCCAGGCAGCAGGAACGGCAAATCAGCTACGAAAAGG CTGAGCTCAAGATGGATGTTTTAAGAGAACGCGAAGTGAAAGATTCGTTGGAACGCCAGCTGGTTGATGAACGTAAACTGAGAG tgCTCTACCAGAAGCGCTTCCGACGCGAGCGGAAGATCCGCATCCGCTATCAGCAGCAGCTTGGTGGCGGCAGCGGTGCGGTGAAGGGCAGCCCAAATGCCAACGGGAGCGGAGGCGGTGGATCTGGATCGGCTTGCAGTGAGTCGGAGGCGtgtggcggcggtggcggtgaTGCCAAgtgcaacaataacaacaacaataataacaacaataacaatagcaacagcagcagccacggcGGCGACGTGGAGACAATGAAAG AAAACGATGCTGGCAGTGAAAAATCGGACAAGTCCCTGGCCTCCAATTCCTCCTGTGATGTGACCGCCGGACATTCGGCTGGATCCGTTTCCGGTTCCATCTCCGCCGGCCTCAACTGCCCGGATTCCCCCACCCACTTCAAACGGGAGCCGCACTCCGATCACGAGGGCTCCGTGGAGCGTCAACCACGATCCTCAGCTGCCTCACTAGCCGCCCACGATGAGGATAACACAAAAAG ATGCGGCAGTCGCGATCGGGACGAGCGACCGCCCAGCGGATCAGCAGCCTCTGTGGCAGCAGAGGGCAGCTtggctgctgcagcagcggccgccgcagcagcagccgcagcagcagccagcaaTGGAAAGGGTCCGTGGAGCTATCCGGGCATCGATCTGATGGCCACCGGCGCATTCTGGCAAAACTATTCCG AATCCCTGGCTCAGGAGCTGGAAATGGAGCGCAAGAGCCGTGCCGCCAATGCCGAGCGGGATGTGAAGAGTCCGCTGTCGGAGCGGCCGACGGCTTACTACAAGAACTCCGTGCTCTTCGGCAGCGCCAACTAA
- the LOC117136202 gene encoding uncharacterized protein LOC117136202 isoform X6 has translation MDSVTSEQSENNNNKAGAINNNINSGIERAAGNMNTTAMLMHHQQQQQAAAAAAAAAAQQQHNGRDGSNSSRGANEDRPNGRSSHTGRGSSCSPASSPSRHPSAVSPVSSLNHSMMQQMQQQQQQQQQQQQQQQHHQLSPPPHGMPSGNGLPTGLPPRMPHGLPPHSLGLLNSLQMMHHASPLELMAAAHHHVPPRSYNSPPPISTSDPSANECKLVEYRGQKVAAFIISNETMLCLPQAFELFLKHLVGGLHTVYTKLKRLDIVPLVCNVEQVRILRGLGAIQPGVNRCKLLCCKDFDILYRDCTTARPGRPPKRGPVGLSLPPTHLSQHPQLKKHRLDNGDYAYENGHISDMKSPLLANGYNPPPINHMAFMQMNAHHPGAAALMSPGMPPHGLHARPESQMLKAAAQNAGMSAANMDALARSGIWENCRAAYEDIVKHLERLREERTDERQQAMGVGGAVVDRVGNVMVAEHKPRDLSSRNCSPTRQSPVLNLSKSGGNTDHGGSNCDAGSERSDCHSVAGSPGRGGSRSLDEASRSGVGGGVASHVGGGIIGVEDDEEEEENLSDENQSEVDERCLAKDDEDLSDTERDNLSTGSAAAAAAAAAAAAHQLHQHAASHHHQTVGLSHLGVVPPHQRGSPSSAEAAAAALQHQRALNYSQLAAAAAVANGAAVGGGAVANGPTGGGGALTPNEALLAANDAAALAGGLALGPLGIDAHAAVPASSTETLLRNIQSLLKVAADNARQQERQISYEKAELKMDVLREREVKDSLERQLVDERKLRVLYQKRFRRERKIRIRYQQQLGGGSGAVKGSPNANGSGGGGSGSACSESEACGGGGGDAKCNNNNNNNNNNNNSNSSSHGGDVETMKENDAGSEKSDKSLASNSSCDVTAGHSAGSVSGSISAGLNCPDSPTHFKREPHSDHEGSVERQPRSSAASLAAHDEDNTKRCGSRDRDERPPSGSAASVAAEGSLAAAAAAAAAAAAAAASNGKGPWSYPGIDLMATGAFWQNYSESLAQELEMERKSRAANAERDVKSPLSERPTAYYKNSVLFGSAN, from the exons ATGGATTCTGTGACAAGTGAACAGAGtgaaaataacaacaataaagcGGGCgcaataaataacaatattaataGTGGTATTGAAAGAGCCGCGGGCAATATGAACACCACCGCCATGTTGATgcatcaccagcagcagcagcaggcagccgcagcagcagcagccgcagcagcccagcagcagcacaatgGACGCGACGGTAGCAACAGTTCGCGTGGAGCCAACGAGGATCGTCCAAATGGACGGAGCTCCCACACAGGACGAGGATCCAGTTGCTCACCGGCCAGTTCACCAAGCCGCCATCCCAGTGCCGTCAGTCCGGTGAGCTCCCTCAACCACTCCATGATgcagcagatgcagcagcagcagcaacaacagcagcagcaacagcagcagcagcaacaccatcAGCTCAGCCCCCCGCCACATGGAATGCCATCGGGCAACGGACTGCCGACGGGCCTGCCGCCCAGAATGCCCCATGGACTGCCGCCCCATTCGCTGGGGCTCCTCAACTCCCTGCAGATGATGCACCATGCCTCCCCCTTGGAACTGATGGCCGCCGCCCATCACCATGTGCCGCCAAGGTCGTACAACTCACCGCCGCCGATCTCCACCTCGGATCCCAGTGCCAATGAGTGCAAGCTGGTGGAGTACCGGGGTCAGAAGGTCGCCGCATTCATAATTAGCAACGAAACCATGCTCTGCCTGCCGCAGGCCTTCGAGCTCTTCCTGAAGCACTTGGTCGGCGGTCTGCATACGGTCTATACCAAACTAAAGCGCCTGGACATCGTACCGCTCGTCTGCAATGTGGAGCAGGTGCGCATATTGCGCGGCTTGGGCGCCATCCAGCCGGGCGTCAATCGCTGCAAGTTGCTCTGCTGCAAGGACTTCGACATCCTCTACAGGGACTGCACCACGGCCAG ACCGGGTAGACCGCCCAAAAGGGGACCCGTTGGGCTTTCCCTGCCGCCCACTCATCTATCGCAGCATCCGCAGTTGAAGAAGCATCGCCTGGACAACGGCGACTACGCCTATGAAAATGGGCACATAAGTG ATATGAAATCGCCACTTTTGGCCAATGGCTACAATCCGCCGCCCATCAATCACATGGCCTTCATGCAGATGAACGCCCACCATCCGGGAGCGGCGGCTCTCATGTCGCCGGGAATGCCGCCCCACGGATTGCACGCCCGTCCCGAAAGCCAGATGCTCAAGGCCGCTGCCCAGAACGCCGGAATGTCGGCGGCCAATATGGACGCCTTGGCCAGATCGGGAATCTGGGAGAATTGCCGTGCGGCCTACGAGGACATTGTCAAGCATTTGGAGCGATTGCGGGAGGAGCGAACGGATGAGCGCCAGCAGGCGATGGGAGTGGGTGGTGCGGTCGTCGATCGGGTGGGAAATGTGATGGTGGCCGAGCACAAACCCAGGGATCTCAGCTCCAGGAATT GCTCTCCCACGCGTCAGAGTCCGGTGCTGAATCTTAGCAAGTCCGGCGGAAACACAGACCACGGCGGAAGCAACTGTGACGCGGGCAGTGAGCGCAGCGATTGCCACTCGGTGGCAGGATCCCCGGGAAGAGGGGGCTCCCGCAGCCTGGACGAGGCCAGTCGCAGTGGCGTCGGAGGTGGCGTTGCCTCCCATGTGGGCGGCGGCATAATCGGCGTCGAGGACGATGAGGAGGAAGAGGAGAACCTGAGCGACGAGAACCAATCCGAAGTCGATGAACGCTGCCTGGCCAAAGATGACGAAG ATTTGAGTGACACGGAACGTGATAATCTGTCCACGGGCTCAGCGGCCGCTGCAGCGgctgcagcggcagcggccGCACACCAGCTCCACCAGCATGCCGCCTCGCACCACCACCAGACGGTGGGTCTGTCCCACCTGGGTGTGGTGCCTCCACACCAGCGGGGCTCCCCCTCATCGGCGGAGGCAGCGGCAGCCGCGCTTCAGCACCAAAGAGCCTTGAACTACTCCCAATTGGCCGCAGCTGCAGCTGTGGCAAACGGGGCGGCAGTGGGCGGTGGTGCGGTGGCCAATGGGCCCAccggcggcggtggtgccCTCACCCCCAACGAGGCGCTCCTGGCCGCCAACGATGCGGCCGCACTGGCCGGAGGTCTGGCCTTGGGCCCCTTGGGCATCGATGCCCATGCCGCCGTGCCAGCCAGCTCCACGGAAACGCTGCTCAGGAACATCCAGAGCCTGCTCAAGGTGGCCGCCGATAATGCCAGGCAGCAGGAACGGCAAATCAGCTACGAAAAGG CTGAGCTCAAGATGGATGTTTTAAGAGAACGCGAAGTGAAAGATTCGTTGGAACGCCAGCTGGTTGATGAACGTAAACTGAGAG tgCTCTACCAGAAGCGCTTCCGACGCGAGCGGAAGATCCGCATCCGCTATCAGCAGCAGCTTGGTGGCGGCAGCGGTGCGGTGAAGGGCAGCCCAAATGCCAACGGGAGCGGAGGCGGTGGATCTGGATCGGCTTGCAGTGAGTCGGAGGCGtgtggcggcggtggcggtgaTGCCAAgtgcaacaataacaacaacaataataacaacaataacaatagcaacagcagcagccacggcGGCGACGTGGAGACAATGAAAG AAAACGATGCTGGCAGTGAAAAATCGGACAAGTCCCTGGCCTCCAATTCCTCCTGTGATGTGACCGCCGGACATTCGGCTGGATCCGTTTCCGGTTCCATCTCCGCCGGCCTCAACTGCCCGGATTCCCCCACCCACTTCAAACGGGAGCCGCACTCCGATCACGAGGGCTCCGTGGAGCGTCAACCACGATCCTCAGCTGCCTCACTAGCCGCCCACGATGAGGATAACACAAAAAG ATGCGGCAGTCGCGATCGGGACGAGCGACCGCCCAGCGGATCAGCAGCCTCTGTGGCAGCAGAGGGCAGCTtggctgctgcagcagcggccgccgcagcagcagccgcagcagcagccagcaaTGGAAAGGGTCCGTGGAGCTATCCGGGCATCGATCTGATGGCCACCGGCGCATTCTGGCAAAACTATTCCG AATCCCTGGCTCAGGAGCTGGAAATGGAGCGCAAGAGCCGTGCCGCCAATGCCGAGCGGGATGTGAAGAGTCCGCTGTCGGAGCGGCCGACGGCTTACTACAAGAACTCCGTGCTCTTCGGCAGCGCCAACTAA
- the LOC117136202 gene encoding uncharacterized protein LOC117136202 isoform X3 produces MDSVTSEQSENNNNKAGAINNNINSGIERAAGNMNTTAMLMHHQQQQQAAAAAAAAAAQQQHNGRDGSNSSRGANEDRPNGRSSHTGRGSSCSPASSPSRHPSAVSPVSSLNHSMMQQMQQQQQQQQQQQQQQQHHQLSPPPHGMPSGNGLPTGLPPRMPHGLPPHSLGLLNSLQMMHHASPLELMAAAHHHVPPRSYNSPPPISTSDPSANECKLVEYRGQKVAAFIISNETMLCLPQAFELFLKHLVGGLHTVYTKLKRLDIVPLVCNVEQVRILRGLGAIQPGVNRCKLLCCKDFDILYRDCTTARCLSIKPPERPGRPPKRGPVGLSLPPTHLSQHPQLKKHRLDNGDYAYENGHISDMKSPLLANGYNPPPINHMAFMQMNAHHPGAAALMSPGMPPHGLHARPESQMLKAAAQNAGMSAANMDALARSGIWENCRAAYEDIVKHLERLREERTDERQQAMGVGGAVVDRVGNVMVAEHKPRDLSSRNCSPTRQSPVLNLSKSGGNTDHGGSNCDAGSERSDCHSVAGSPGRGGSRSLDEASRSGVGGGVASHVGGGIIGVEDDEEEEENLSDENQSEVDERCLAKDDEDLSDTERDNLSTGSAAAAAAAAAAAAHQLHQHAASHHHQTVGLSHLGVVPPHQRGSPSSAEAAAAALQHQRALNYSQLAAAAAVANGAAVGGGAVANGPTGGGGALTPNEALLAANDAAALAGGLALGPLGIDAHAAVPASSTETLLRNIQSLLKVAADNARQQERQISYEKAELKMDVLREREVKDSLERQLVDERKLRVLYQKRFRRERKIRIRYQQQLGGGSGAVKGSPNANGSGGGGSGSACSESEACGGGGGDAKCNNNNNNNNNNNNSNSSSHGGDVETMKENDAGSEKSDKSLASNSSCDVTAGHSAGSVSGSISAGLNCPDSPTHFKREPHSDHEGSVERQPRSSAASLAAHDEDNTKRCGSRDRDERPPSGSAASVAAEGSLAAAAAAAAAAAAAAASNGKGPWSYPGIDLMATGAFWQNYSESLAQELEMERKSRAANAERDVKSPLSERPTAYYKNSVLFGSAN; encoded by the exons ATGGATTCTGTGACAAGTGAACAGAGtgaaaataacaacaataaagcGGGCgcaataaataacaatattaataGTGGTATTGAAAGAGCCGCGGGCAATATGAACACCACCGCCATGTTGATgcatcaccagcagcagcagcaggcagccgcagcagcagcagccgcagcagcccagcagcagcacaatgGACGCGACGGTAGCAACAGTTCGCGTGGAGCCAACGAGGATCGTCCAAATGGACGGAGCTCCCACACAGGACGAGGATCCAGTTGCTCACCGGCCAGTTCACCAAGCCGCCATCCCAGTGCCGTCAGTCCGGTGAGCTCCCTCAACCACTCCATGATgcagcagatgcagcagcagcagcaacaacagcagcagcaacagcagcagcagcaacaccatcAGCTCAGCCCCCCGCCACATGGAATGCCATCGGGCAACGGACTGCCGACGGGCCTGCCGCCCAGAATGCCCCATGGACTGCCGCCCCATTCGCTGGGGCTCCTCAACTCCCTGCAGATGATGCACCATGCCTCCCCCTTGGAACTGATGGCCGCCGCCCATCACCATGTGCCGCCAAGGTCGTACAACTCACCGCCGCCGATCTCCACCTCGGATCCCAGTGCCAATGAGTGCAAGCTGGTGGAGTACCGGGGTCAGAAGGTCGCCGCATTCATAATTAGCAACGAAACCATGCTCTGCCTGCCGCAGGCCTTCGAGCTCTTCCTGAAGCACTTGGTCGGCGGTCTGCATACGGTCTATACCAAACTAAAGCGCCTGGACATCGTACCGCTCGTCTGCAATGTGGAGCAGGTGCGCATATTGCGCGGCTTGGGCGCCATCCAGCCGGGCGTCAATCGCTGCAAGTTGCTCTGCTGCAAGGACTTCGACATCCTCTACAGGGACTGCACCACGGCCAG ATGCCTATCGATCAAGCCACCAGAAAG ACCGGGTAGACCGCCCAAAAGGGGACCCGTTGGGCTTTCCCTGCCGCCCACTCATCTATCGCAGCATCCGCAGTTGAAGAAGCATCGCCTGGACAACGGCGACTACGCCTATGAAAATGGGCACATAAGTG ATATGAAATCGCCACTTTTGGCCAATGGCTACAATCCGCCGCCCATCAATCACATGGCCTTCATGCAGATGAACGCCCACCATCCGGGAGCGGCGGCTCTCATGTCGCCGGGAATGCCGCCCCACGGATTGCACGCCCGTCCCGAAAGCCAGATGCTCAAGGCCGCTGCCCAGAACGCCGGAATGTCGGCGGCCAATATGGACGCCTTGGCCAGATCGGGAATCTGGGAGAATTGCCGTGCGGCCTACGAGGACATTGTCAAGCATTTGGAGCGATTGCGGGAGGAGCGAACGGATGAGCGCCAGCAGGCGATGGGAGTGGGTGGTGCGGTCGTCGATCGGGTGGGAAATGTGATGGTGGCCGAGCACAAACCCAGGGATCTCAGCTCCAGGAATT GCTCTCCCACGCGTCAGAGTCCGGTGCTGAATCTTAGCAAGTCCGGCGGAAACACAGACCACGGCGGAAGCAACTGTGACGCGGGCAGTGAGCGCAGCGATTGCCACTCGGTGGCAGGATCCCCGGGAAGAGGGGGCTCCCGCAGCCTGGACGAGGCCAGTCGCAGTGGCGTCGGAGGTGGCGTTGCCTCCCATGTGGGCGGCGGCATAATCGGCGTCGAGGACGATGAGGAGGAAGAGGAGAACCTGAGCGACGAGAACCAATCCGAAGTCGATGAACGCTGCCTGGCCAAAGATGACGAAG ATTTGAGTGACACGGAACGTGATAATCTGTCCACGGGCTCAGCGGCCGCTGCAGCGgctgcagcggcagcggccGCACACCAGCTCCACCAGCATGCCGCCTCGCACCACCACCAGACGGTGGGTCTGTCCCACCTGGGTGTGGTGCCTCCACACCAGCGGGGCTCCCCCTCATCGGCGGAGGCAGCGGCAGCCGCGCTTCAGCACCAAAGAGCCTTGAACTACTCCCAATTGGCCGCAGCTGCAGCTGTGGCAAACGGGGCGGCAGTGGGCGGTGGTGCGGTGGCCAATGGGCCCAccggcggcggtggtgccCTCACCCCCAACGAGGCGCTCCTGGCCGCCAACGATGCGGCCGCACTGGCCGGAGGTCTGGCCTTGGGCCCCTTGGGCATCGATGCCCATGCCGCCGTGCCAGCCAGCTCCACGGAAACGCTGCTCAGGAACATCCAGAGCCTGCTCAAGGTGGCCGCCGATAATGCCAGGCAGCAGGAACGGCAAATCAGCTACGAAAAGG CTGAGCTCAAGATGGATGTTTTAAGAGAACGCGAAGTGAAAGATTCGTTGGAACGCCAGCTGGTTGATGAACGTAAACTGAGAG tgCTCTACCAGAAGCGCTTCCGACGCGAGCGGAAGATCCGCATCCGCTATCAGCAGCAGCTTGGTGGCGGCAGCGGTGCGGTGAAGGGCAGCCCAAATGCCAACGGGAGCGGAGGCGGTGGATCTGGATCGGCTTGCAGTGAGTCGGAGGCGtgtggcggcggtggcggtgaTGCCAAgtgcaacaataacaacaacaataataacaacaataacaatagcaacagcagcagccacggcGGCGACGTGGAGACAATGAAAG AAAACGATGCTGGCAGTGAAAAATCGGACAAGTCCCTGGCCTCCAATTCCTCCTGTGATGTGACCGCCGGACATTCGGCTGGATCCGTTTCCGGTTCCATCTCCGCCGGCCTCAACTGCCCGGATTCCCCCACCCACTTCAAACGGGAGCCGCACTCCGATCACGAGGGCTCCGTGGAGCGTCAACCACGATCCTCAGCTGCCTCACTAGCCGCCCACGATGAGGATAACACAAAAAG ATGCGGCAGTCGCGATCGGGACGAGCGACCGCCCAGCGGATCAGCAGCCTCTGTGGCAGCAGAGGGCAGCTtggctgctgcagcagcggccgccgcagcagcagccgcagcagcagccagcaaTGGAAAGGGTCCGTGGAGCTATCCGGGCATCGATCTGATGGCCACCGGCGCATTCTGGCAAAACTATTCCG AATCCCTGGCTCAGGAGCTGGAAATGGAGCGCAAGAGCCGTGCCGCCAATGCCGAGCGGGATGTGAAGAGTCCGCTGTCGGAGCGGCCGACGGCTTACTACAAGAACTCCGTGCTCTTCGGCAGCGCCAACTAA